The following is a genomic window from Desulforhopalus sp..
TGGCCGTTTTAACAGCCGATATCCTGCGAAAAACTCAAATCCCCAAGCTCATTATTCACGCCATCTTCACGTGGAGGTCTTCATATGGTCTTTCGTTCCCTGTTTAAAAGCTGCACACTGGTTTTAGGTATCTGCCTGGTGGTTTTTCCGTCTTCAGCAAGAAGCGAGGCAACTAATGTACTTTCACTCCTCGAAGGCTGTCTGCCGGTCACCATCCCGGCGACGTATGATGGTTGGGAGGCCTATAATCTGCTGGACGATAGCCTGGCATCCGGTTGGGCCAATGCAACCGGCAAGACCCTGAACAACGTCTTCGTTTTTGAGATGGCCGCCGGTGCGACTCTTGATTCTTTCGAATTTGATACTGCCGCAGCGGATGCAGAGGGTGCGGCAGCAAAGGACATTCTGGTCGAGATCTCGGCGCAGTCGGCATCTGGGGGCTTTGCCAAGGTATTGCAGGTAACTCTTGCCAACACGACCGATGGGCAAAAATTCAAAGTCGAAAAAGCACTCTCCGGCCAATGGGTGCGCCTGACCATCAAGAACAACTACGGCAATACCGAGTATACCGAAATGTTCGGTTTTCGCGGCTACGGCAACCGGCCGGATCCAGGGAAATCCCCTGAAATGTCCGGGACATATTCAACAAACTATGCGGATTTTCATGTCCGCCAGCAGGGTACTGCCTTGGCCGGATGTTACGAATACAACGATGGCTTACTGGATGGAGCGATCGAGGGCCGGGTCATGAAAATCACCTGGCAGGAAGGTCCGGAAAGCAAAGGACCGGCGATAATGGTTTTTTCCAAAGAAGGAAACTCCTTTAAGGGTTTCTGGTGGCGTGACAAGGCCGAGGGCAACCCTGCTGGTACCTGGGACGGCACCAAAAAATCGACTACGGTCGGCAGCTGCCCGCACTGGTCCGGTTCCCTGAAAGGTGAGTTGCAGAAAAAGCTCAAGGCCAATGGCCGGGCGAGCATCTATGGAATCCGTTTTGCCCTGGACTCTGCTGTCATTCAGGCTCCATCCTATCCGATTCTCACGGAAATCGTCGATGTCCTGAAAGCCGATACCTCCCTTCGCCTTACCATTGAAGGACATACCGACGCCCTCGGCGCGGCCGGGCATAATCAGACACTTTCCGAACAACGGGCAGCATCAGTCAAGGCCTACCTGGTTGACAAGGGTGTGGCGGGCGACCGTTTGGCAACCATGGGTTTTGGGCCCAGCAAACCGGTGGCCGGTAATGACAATGAGCTTGGTCGCGCCCAGAACAGAAGGGTCGAGCTTGTCCGCCAGTAGGCGCTTCTTCTAGCAGGAGCCGGCTGGAATTTGAGGGGATATCGGATCAACCTCCACTCGGATAGATTAGACGTGCTCATTGTCCGCAGCCGGTGCTTTGGCTGCGCACTCCCTGCACAAGCAGGCCTTATGGCGCAGGTTTTCCGGAACGAGGGCGAGTGATTCCGGGTCTATTTGCGTGTGCTGACACCAGCAATCAATGTCAAGGCGGCCGGATTTGGCTGCGGCACAATCATTCGGTTTGCCGCAGAGCGGGCAGGTGTGATTTGGCAGTGCTTTCATCGTTTAGTTAAAACTCCTTAGAAGAAACGCAAATTTACCGAGAACCAGCCCTCTCGGCGGTGCATACTGCCTTCCTAGCATATCTGGCAACGGAAACAGGTGCGGTATCCGCCTGTTTCCCGCTTATTTTGTAAACAGCTTGATGTTCCGGTCGATCAATTCCCGGTGGAAACCAACATGGTTGATGAAATGTTGCAGAGCCTCCTCCAGGTTAAAGCTCTTGCCGCCGGGAAGGTTGTACAGGTACTTCGACCAGTCGGACTGAGCGATATGCCGCAGATGCGAGGCCATGAAAGTCCTCACTGCCTTGATGGTGTTTATAGCAAGCGGCAGTTCCG
Proteins encoded in this region:
- a CDS encoding OmpA family protein, with translation MVFRSLFKSCTLVLGICLVVFPSSARSEATNVLSLLEGCLPVTIPATYDGWEAYNLLDDSLASGWANATGKTLNNVFVFEMAAGATLDSFEFDTAAADAEGAAAKDILVEISAQSASGGFAKVLQVTLANTTDGQKFKVEKALSGQWVRLTIKNNYGNTEYTEMFGFRGYGNRPDPGKSPEMSGTYSTNYADFHVRQQGTALAGCYEYNDGLLDGAIEGRVMKITWQEGPESKGPAIMVFSKEGNSFKGFWWRDKAEGNPAGTWDGTKKSTTVGSCPHWSGSLKGELQKKLKANGRASIYGIRFALDSAVIQAPSYPILTEIVDVLKADTSLRLTIEGHTDALGAAGHNQTLSEQRAASVKAYLVDKGVAGDRLATMGFGPSKPVAGNDNELGRAQNRRVELVRQ
- a CDS encoding cysteine-rich CWC family protein; this encodes MKALPNHTCPLCGKPNDCAAAKSGRLDIDCWCQHTQIDPESLALVPENLRHKACLCRECAAKAPAADNEHV